In the Primulina tabacum isolate GXHZ01 chromosome 7, ASM2559414v2, whole genome shotgun sequence genome, gactcttctggagccggtaaacgagtcaaagtacagccctagcatatagagcctcagtgttgtctcgggtcgtaaggactaatggtgtacaatcataaccacagacttatcctctcgatgaatgataaccacttggaaagtccgagggagggttgttcggtataatcatcatatgactacctatttgtatgtttggacatctccatgcccttaccaagaaacgcggtacacaacatcacagatgctagtctcgagctcaagcgacctttatccatgttttaggcggctgaattgactaggaacATATTTAGataatacagtgtttacaaatgagtttcaacatctaattacgattcatttgtattaaagtataatcaagttctttatctatgttgttcatATGGGTATAccgataaagaaataacaaaccatgaaatattaaattatattaaaataaagattgtttattacaactaagtcaataaattccctagccaacaattggcttacagggcatctattttaacaatctcccacttgccctagagccaactacccataaactttaatctcattgcttcgcgatgcttctcaaacaatggtcctggcaagggctttgtaagtggatcagcaacattatctgcagaggggactctttcgactgatatgtctcctcttcccacaatctcccggatgatgtggaacttcctcggTATATGTTAGGAtctttgatgagaccttggttcccttgcttgcgcaacggcaccagtgttgtcgcagtacaccgggactggatcaactccattaggaatgacgcccaactcttggacaaaattcctcatccaaactgccttcTTTGGTTGCACccgatgcaacaatgtattcagcttcagtggtggaatccgcaacggtgtcttgccttggaacttttccaagagacaaccgcaccattaagcatgaatacaaaaccagaggtcgatttcgaatcatctacgtcacattggaagctagaatcagtgtagccttccaatttcaattctccacccccatagaccatgaacaagttcttagtccttctcaagtacttaagaatatctttcacggccttccaatgcattggaccagggttcgcctgatatctgcttgtaacactcagagcgtaagcaacatcagggcGCGTTGATATCATACCacacatgatactaccaatggttGACGTATATGtaatacgtgtcatcatatctatctcttcatcagtcttggggcacattgccttagatagagtaacaccatgacacattggtaagtatcctctcttggactcttccatagagaatcttttcaggatggtatcgatataagttgCTTGGGTGAGCCcaagcatcctctttgatctatctctatagatttgtattcccaatacataggatgcttcacccatgtctttcatggagaatttactcgccaaccatactttagttgattgcagtaatcctacatcattcccaatgagtaggatttcatcaacataaattactaggaatgtcactgcattcccactaactttcttgtacactgcatggttcctcaggattcttagcaaaaccaaactctttgatagtgctatcaaatctgaggttccaactccttgacgcctgcttgagaccatatattgatctctgtagtttgcataccttatgctcacttcctactgatgtgtatctctcaggttgagacatataaatttcttctttgatgtctcaattgaggaatgcagtctttacatccatttgtcatatctcatagtcataccatgctgctatggctagtagtattctaatggacttaaacatagcgactggtgaaaaagtttcctcatagtcaattccttgcctttgagtataaccttttgcaaccagtcttgctttgaaggtcactaccttcccatccgccccaagctttcttttgtagatccatttgcatcctatgggaacgattccctcaggtggatccactaatgtccagacatggtttgaatacatagagtccatttctgactgcatggcttcaagccatttggttgaatcagtatcagatattgcttctttgaaattcattggatcacatccaacacaatgctcatcatggctttgttcatgaagaagtgtatatctggcaggtggtctaataaccctatcagaccttctaggagcttgtacttcaactactggttctaggggattaggttcaacttctaAAGTTGAGGGACTATCTTGGATTTCTTCAAGTtcaatcatcttgccttttctatctaatagaaactccctttccaaaaaggtggcatttcttgaaacaaacacttttgcttcattgggatgataaaaataatatccaacagaattctttgaaTATCCTACGAAGTAGCACGaaatggatctactatccaatttgtctcccactgtctgctttaCGTAAGCAGGACTTCCCCATATTCTcaaataagaatatttgggagttctTCCCATCcaaatctcatatggtgttttatccagtgtctttgtatggacattattcaacaacattgccgcagtttcaagcgcaaagccccaaaacgatgtaggcaattcagtgaatcccatcatagatcgaaccatgtccatcaaagttcgattacgacgttcagaaacaccattcaattgtggtgttgctggtggagtccactgtgagagaatctcattctcttttagataatccaaaaattcagcactcaagtattcttcacctcgatcagatcgaagtgtcttaatactcctttctagctgtttttctacttcagatctgaattctttgaacttttcaaatgcttcagatttgtgtctcATTAAATAGACATACTCATACCTCGAATAGTCATCAGTaaaagtaatgaagtaggattgcccatattttgtgctaacgcttagcgggccacaaacgtgtgtgtggatcaaatccagtagaccatgtgcacgttccatgTTTCCCTTAAAGGGAGCCTTGgccattttttcttttagacgtgactcacaagtaggtagagaatttatgtctgacaagtcacaCATGCCTTcgcccactagtttgtgcatctttctttgggaaatgtgacatagtctagcgtgccatatctGTGCGgggtttggatcatctaactttcttttttttgttgttgttttcttttgtgcttggatattgttcaacggaatatctttaaattttaagttatagagatcgttcatTAATTCGCCGGTTcctatcaaacattcattcttgtaaatattgcaaacacctttagcaaaaacacaagaataGTCATctctatcaagcatagaaatagaaataatgtttttaaccaattcaGGAACATATAAAACGTCTCTCAAAAgtagcttaaaattattgttcaaaatcaaagtaatgtctccaatagCAGTTGCAGCTCGCCATCTCTAAGTCTCCTGCTGCTTGCCATGacctgcaaatcattgcaaagatgagaaccacatccggtatccaatacccaagaagaggAATTAATTGAGACATTTACTTCTATGTAAAACATACCATGGCCAGAACGCTTCTGGGCTAGATACTCcttgcagttacgcctccaatgtccaggtttATTGCAGTGGAAACAGACATGCTCTGACTTGTCGGGCTTTGAGGGCCCCggagtaggtttcttgtatgGCCTATTGTTGGGCTTGTTCTTCTTTAGAGGGGCAGAACACTTCTTGCCTTCATTTTGGGCTCCTTTTTTCGTACCAGACGAAGAACCCACTAGAAGAACAAGCTTCTCCTTTTTGATTGTGGCCTCATAAGTAGTAAGCATATTGAACAACTCTTCAAGGGTGGCctcaagcttgttcatattaaaattaaccacaAATCCATCGAACGAGGGGGCAGTGACAACAAGAGAATATCAGTCGcgagctcactaggaataaccaCGTCGAGCCCCACCAATTTCTCaatgagcccaatcatcctGACACCTTGTTCATAGACAGAAGTCCCATCTCGCATAcgtgtagtcatgagttctTTAACAATAGCATGTCTCTCTGAGCGAGTCTGTACTCCATACAACTCTTTGAAATGAaggtgaatgtcagcagcattcacagCCTCCTCGAACCGCCTCTGCAGTTCATTCGACATAGAAGCCAACATATAGCAtttagcttggagatcatggtcCCACCATTTCTCAAGCTTAGCTAGTTCAGTCTCACTGATGTCCGAAGCAGCCTCTTTCGGTGGCTTCTTATCAAGCACATACAGAATCTTTTCCGAGCTCagaacaatttttaaatttcgaaaccaGTCATTATAGTTAGATCCAGTCAACTTGTTTTGATCGAGAATGATTGAAAGTGGATTGCGTGACGACATTGCAAATATACTGAAAAGGAAAAACAGATAATTGTTACTGactgttttaaaataattttaagatataaaatatggatttttattttataaatctctctcccactattttgatatttccaccaccctctgatgaaaaaggaaaatcgtatttccttagtgggcacgtagagtccaatcagccaattataatcccgaataatatcagccaattataatctcTAAAAGGTtgaatccaattgcatctccatgcaacctccgcgtgtttcgcctcacgtttaataaggacccaataatatgacgccgtttattttcacgtgtcaaaccaacccatcaatattgaattgtagtggacggtcgccatgagttcccccaataatatgagccgaagtcatgggagttccactcaattcgcatcatatgtccggtagaagtcacagctttccgacgtccaggcctccccaattcATATGAGCTAGACACTGTCCGCGgctagcgatcaacatgcaaccacggttgatggaaggcaagaaaaattaaactcttttaattttacCTTTTTacgtttgatataaattttgaatcatattcaaaatgagggattttaatttcaaaattttctcatcattttaatttaaaaatcgcgtgccatgtttgtatgtttgccggattcatgcatactactatatatcacatatatcataagatgacattcaacaataaataaggatgatcgattgccaacactattagatccatgtgagccatacatggatccaggtccaaaacctaggtgattgcagggatgcaaatgcaactattccaagagcttccaatattttacatgtcttcatctcgttcatcgggcccaccatcttccaatcttgatctcccactatttctaataattacatttaaatagtcatggcacataagggatacatcacACGGgagtgggaacgggccataaaccagactcactttaataaaatcaaatattaacaaaacgaataaagcagtaaaatatcctaacatacacctaacacattggtcaaggctctcaatcatccttcatgcatttaatatcaaatattaacatcaattaattaaacaaatttaattaaatgataaatcatatatctaataattttattactaaccaccacaattattaaagaatttaataaattaaataaacacctttatttaatttctaattaattcaataataattaatttcttgtaaaaaccattttttaccataaataattaaaatcatattataattatttattttacaaggaaattattaaattttcaaaaattaatttttcaaaagataaattgaattaattttcataaaatatcaatttaatccatagttttgaaaaatcaaaaaatcgcaccctaggcccaaacaattcaagcctaATAATTAGCACAGTGCCCAAGACGTTCTCGGGTAGCCGCCCGCGCTGCCCGAGcactgcccgaacgtttcgggtAGTCTCAGGCACGCTGTGCGCGCCATGCGCGCACAGTCGTGCGCCCGCGGCGAGCAGGAGCGCGCACGTTGCGCGCCCGCTGCGCGCATGATGCGCTCAGAGTGCTCGCACGCTGCGCGGACGCTTAGAATGAATATTGATGGAGACTTTcccctttttttatttttcaaaagcaTCGGTCAAAAATCTCATGCAATCAataatcaaaatcatgcatatattttattattttgactAATGATTATTTccttaattaatcatattaattaagttaatgatTTCAATAAATCTACACATGATTCTCGAAATTGGCACACCATAATAAtgcatatttcgaaaatatgcatatatatattgttatatatattttatttttatgtgcaagttttaaattatggtatcatgaatattttcatattacataaatcaatatcatattttataaaacttaGTGGGtcatattttaactcaattaaaatataattattaaagtccatttgaactttaataaatttgcatgatgggcctatactcttacaagcccatgatccatgctcccattatatcatcataatcccgatcgacgatccaacatcatcgatgtgacaatttcaacttatttgttattatgatgcacactttaatttcgagatcaccaatgtctaaataaggcaGGTGTACTCCTTTTGACTGTTTtacagtcatgctctcaaatcttctataagcttttataaactttatttataagcttatcgattgatcatatcaaacttatttcttataaattcaactcattgaatttattatctcaacggtcACAAGTAAACTAGTGCttttgtgaccctcaatggtttagggatacagctagccgtgggttcacaactctttgtgattcaggacataatcctttatttgggcttaccctaatttgccccattctatgtatcaattattgatcatgagaatgtcagaaatcatatttctgattaaacccatcgaaccatggtaagagcgtctagtagcatcgccccatgattccctaggtatcactgatagtgcctgcaagaaccagccgattatgattagcgtacagtacggtcccttcatctcatatatctcgatcgaatctgcaaccattggttcatcgagggttgcataataattcgataactacgtgatacatataaatagtggcatcgcatgtactgttggagaactccttctctaacgtacatctcatactctagCCAAAGATTCCACgaactattatttcatcagatcacataggatatccacacccgtaggtgagcgttgaatccccgactacaatgaactggctcctacatgtgtcgcaactgtacccaatctcgccacctgatgactctcctagagccggtaaatgagtcaaagtacagccctagcatatagagcctcagtgttgtcccgggtcgtaaggactaatggtgtacaatcataaccacggacttatcctctcgatgaatgataaccacttggaaagtccgagggagggttgttcaggtataatcatcatatgactacctatctgtatgtttggacatatccatgtccttaccaagaaacgcggtacacaacatcacatatgctagtctcgagctcaagcgacctttatccatgttttaggcggctgaatcgactaggaacagatttagataatatagtgtttacaaatgagtttcaacatcgaattacgattcatttgtattgaaGTATAATCAAAGTCTTTATCTATATTgttcacatgggtatacagataaagaaataacaaaccatgaaatattaaattatattaaaataaagattgtttattacaacttagttaataaattctctagccaacagttggcttacaggcatctactctaacaatctgtATCGTCAACAAACAGGAAATGGTATGCTTTTGTTACTATATGTAGTTGGTAATCAACTAGTttcacacacatatacacatatttgCGTTGTATTTTATGCTAATAGCTACCATTTGAATCAATGGTCTAGTTTTGATTTTGTGGGGTGATAAATCTTTTGACTAGTTGAATTGTCTATATGGACCTTTCGATCTTTGTATAAACATAACCAAACTCACTAGTGAAGTAGGGAAACCTGGGTTAACCCAAAAATGAATTGTGAGGTCTCAGGGACACCGAATATTCAACTATTGATACTTTTAACTAAGTTTCGCCACAGTTAATGATTAGATTTCGTATTGATTTACATATATTCTATTGAATAGTACAATGTTTCATTATGTCAACAATCTACGTGATTATTGACATCTCATTATCCTAATTAAAATTAGTGAAGTGCTTTTGGTTTGTCAAATGTTTATAACGTTTTCCACGTTTCCTTGCTACGGAAGTATTTGGCCAATCCATCTCACGTTCTTCATTACGAACCATTGTAGCTTGCATCAAATCTCTCGTATGAAGAACGAGCCACCCTCAAACGTCCACttctcgtttttctttaaagtgtactaatttttttcttttttctctaCACCATTCGGCCGAAACACTatgcatgtatatataaatattttttaaatcatttaaaaataaaccaatcaacctaatatttgaaaattcaaaagaaaataattcaaagtatAAAATCGTAAACGTCGACTAACCTaaactaacattatttcaaaaataacctTAACTATAACATCCTCTAAAAAACccctcaaaagcatcataagtcataaaatctttaagtaatcataaatcataaacacatttttatttgcggaaaactagcgatcgccctcgggttgtgtgcacattcagtccagaaagatcaaccatcaagacttccattaacatcaatctcattctcatctgcaacgttcacacctagtgaatttATTGACTCTCCAAATCTTAAtcatgataacaaataatacatatacatttacaagcaacagtgaagatacttttacttaaaatagctttacattaacataaactttaacaATTTACTTTCAACATATCATATaatatttcctttcatcatttACGTATATGtttcatttttattgaattcagatcctcaattgtgactttcgtattatatataggtcaatggatccatctacgtattaccatGGTACCGAGCGGCAGAGACATCAACGAAACTCTcactcgtcaactgagccttggcattacatattatcatattattgtatcatcgtattagtcacaatcaattcatctccttcaacttttcatattccCATCGTTTATAAAATTTGTGCAtacataaatcatttttcttttaaaccaagcatgcaacatgtcttttagcattaacatttcatcataaaattccataaacatttgaagtacacattttaacatatattacagcatttagggcactgccaggacgtctaacattttcaggtgtaaagtgatcgttttgcccctagatctctaactttctcaatttatctttagaccttaaaacgacgacccaaatccTTCCAAACTTAAAATGACACCTTGAAATACACACATAAATATCTCTTAGATGTAATCTTAAGCTTCTCAACTCATTTCCCAattgtttttaaacttagatgtacatcccggttttgactcgtatggactcgaaactttaccaaacttgaaccatagcttaataacacctagtTATACCATATATAACCCAATTCAAGCCAATCAAGAACCATGAATAAGCCTAAATCAGCTACTGAATTTTCTGCCTATATGGACAGAACCCTAACTTATGTCATCCTCAAACATTCAAACCTAGAGCCTAATCAATCGGCCTGCCCCTGAACAACCCTCATAGTACCTAGACCGAACCCTTTGGGACCCTCTTAGACTAGCCCCCACGGCCCATGCACGTAAACGCGCATGATTCATCCCAAGCACTCAGCCTCGGCTAGGAAGAGCCCTAGCCATGCGCCTTCTCCCTTCCTGCCCCTCCATCTTTGTGTGGACCACCATGGATCGATGCTATGACCCACAAGAGTCCAGCCCCTCACCTAGAAAGCACCACACACGGCCCATTTCCTGAACCTCCCAAAATTCGAGCCCTAGTTACCTTAAACCCAAAAATTCATGCAGCCCTTATCCTCCCACATCCAGGCTTGCATCGTGCTTATATGGACTCTTAAAATGTGGGAAAACATCTCTTCAAGTATCcgtaacatggcagcccctttgtgcatcattaggaagagtttcaaaaaagaaaaactctaattttgtgcatgtatagccataaaaacgaaaataaaagtgGTGCATCATATTcctcatgcaaaaataattaaacacacatatatggtgtgaaagatgtttgaatGAAGATTAAGGCATACCTTTGTTTTTATTACACATGAAAACTATTTTGCGATGCGAGAAACGTTGGCGGAGATGGACCCTTGGTGAATTTCCTTCAAAGATTGCGTGACTTACCATCCAATTCGTTTGTTGTGTGACCGTGTGGTCTGTGAGGGAGAGTCCTAGTATTATTTTGAGGGGGAGGGGCGAGAGTTGTGAGGGTTTTGGGGAGGTTTATTAACACATGGTACAAGCTTAGAcccattaacctagtataataggcccattaagtccattagttaatatctaaaatattttgtttaggaaaatttgtgagaatattagccgagttctcggaaagttcatattttcgtcgaaaatcgaatactgtttaaaaatacgactctGCTTGTTAAAACAATtcaaaacacctcattttcgaaaattccatttTAATACCccacacattaaacaattaaaaataattatttaacaaaatattttctttcctaTGGTcaccggtctccattcctcgatcaCGTCTCGATaacttttaaaacacagttttatgcattcatgtagaAAGGTACATTTTAAATGCAAACATAtgtatcataattaattcaggcaaataaaactatttaattagtcaatttctatttttcctaaatttgcatgcagttggattatgtcatcgtattttggaccttacaattcctccctcccttatatgaaatttcgtcctcaaaattaaaacttaccgaataactccagggtagcgactcctcatttccctctcagtttcccaagtagcctctTCCTCCTggtgatttagccacttgactttgaccatttgaATAACTTTGTTTTGCAGTCTTTTTTTTTGCCTATCCAGAATTTGTATAGGTCTTTCCTCGTATGACATATTCGGAGTCAACTACAGAGGTTcgtaatttagtacatgtgaagggtttgacatatactttcgcagcatcgagataTGAAACACATTAGGTACTCCAGATAGCATCAGTTGCAACGCCACTCTATGGGCTGATGTTCCAATCTTCTCCAAAAGTCAAATGGTCCTATGAACCTCAGACTAAGtttgtctttcttgccaaatctcataacacccttcataggtgctatttttacTAATACGTGatcgcctactgcaaactctagctCTCTTCGTCGCTTGTTGACGTAGCTCTTtttcggctttgtgcagtcttcatcatatctcgaattttgactaATAGCTCCGATATTTTCTCGATTAAGTCCGGACCAAAGTCCcatctttcaccaacctcgtcccaatgtataGGTGATCTAAACTTCCTTTCATAAAGTGGCTCgtaaggagccattcctatagatgattggTAACTATTGTATAGGTGAACTCCATTAGAGGTAACTTTGGTTCCCAAATTCCTTGGaagtcgatcacacaagctcggagtagatcctccaaaattggAATCACCCTTTCAGACTAACCAacggtttgaggatgaaatgTTGAAATTAATAACAACTTTTATTCCATCGCTGCATGTAGACTCTTTCAGAAAGAtgatgtgaacctcggatctcggtcagaaacaatagacactggaatcccaagCAGTCatactatctctcgaatatacagcAATGCTTACTACGTCACGGTGAATGTcatcttgataggtagaaaattcactgatttcgtaagacgattaATTATCACCCATATGGAATTGTATCACTTAATAGTTCTCGGCAGTctaacaacaaaatccataggaATATTTTTCCATTTTCACTTTgaaataggaagtggcttaagct is a window encoding:
- the LOC142550631 gene encoding uncharacterized protein LOC142550631; translation: MNKLEATLEELFNMLTTYEATIKKEKLVLLVGSSSGTKKGAQNEGKKCSAPLKKNKPNNRPYKKPTPGPSKPDKSEHVCFHCNKPGHWRRNCKEYLAQKRSGHGHGKQQET
- the LOC142550632 gene encoding uncharacterized protein LOC142550632, with amino-acid sequence MSSRNPLSIILDQNKLTGSNYNDWFRNLKIVLSSEKILYVLDKKPPKEAASDISETELAKLEKWWDHDLQAKCYMLASMSNELQRRFEEAVNAADIHLHFKELYGVQTRSERHAIVKELMTTRMRDGTSVYEQGVRMIGLIEKLVGLDVVIPSELATDILLLSLPPRSMDLWLILI